Proteins from a single region of Chryseomicrobium sp. FSL W7-1435:
- a CDS encoding AAA family ATPase — protein MGRIIAIANQKGGVGKTTTSVNLSACLAYLGKKVLLVDIDPQGNASSGVGVNKGEVDQCIYDVLIDDVPVKDIIIETKVENLHIVPATISLAGAEIELVSTISREVRLKRSLEEVSPFYDYVIIDCPPSLGLLTINSLTASDAIIIPVQCEFYALEGLSQLLSTIRLVQKHLNKNLSIDGVLLTMFDARTNLGMQVIDEVKKYFQEKVYKTIIPRNVRLSEAPSHGEPIIIYDPKSRGAEVYLELAKEVIRHG, from the coding sequence GTGGGAAGAATCATCGCCATCGCCAATCAAAAAGGGGGAGTGGGTAAAACAACCACCTCCGTAAACCTCAGTGCCTGCCTTGCATATTTAGGGAAAAAGGTACTGCTTGTTGACATTGACCCTCAGGGGAATGCTTCAAGTGGGGTCGGCGTAAACAAAGGAGAAGTTGATCAATGCATCTATGATGTACTGATAGATGACGTTCCTGTAAAAGACATTATTATAGAAACAAAAGTTGAGAATTTACATATAGTCCCCGCTACAATTTCATTGGCAGGTGCTGAAATTGAACTCGTCTCGACCATTTCCCGAGAGGTTCGATTGAAGCGTTCATTAGAAGAAGTCAGTCCTTTTTACGATTATGTGATCATTGACTGTCCACCTTCATTGGGCCTATTAACTATCAACTCCCTTACGGCTTCAGATGCCATCATCATTCCTGTTCAATGTGAGTTCTATGCACTTGAAGGATTAAGCCAGCTACTGAGTACAATTCGCCTTGTGCAAAAACATTTAAATAAGAACCTTTCTATTGATGGTGTATTACTGACCATGTTCGATGCTCGGACAAACCTTGGTATGCAGGTCATCGATGAAGTGAAAAAGTATTTCCAAGAAAAAGTGTACAAAACGATCATTCCACGTAATGTACGCCTTTCAGAAGCACCAAGTCATGGGGAACCAATTATTATTTATGATCCAAAATCACGTGGTGCCGAAGTGTACCTGGAACTTGCGAAGGAAGTGATTAGACATGGCTAA
- a CDS encoding DUF554 domain-containing protein, with protein MVLWGTLINALLIVVGAIAGRLLKGIPERMKETIMYAIGLAVAVMGIQMSFESTNFIIVIISLVVGAVLGEWWDLDRQLNRLGQWLEKKMSKGGQEGTIAQGFVTATLIFVIGAMGVLGALNSGLRNDHELLISKGIIDGFTSILLSATLGIGVILSAIPVALYQGSIALFATQITRLVPDEALTLFLSEMTATGGIMILAIGLNLIGITKVRVANLLPSLLVVALYVTWTFAF; from the coding sequence ATGGTGTTGTGGGGAACGCTGATTAATGCCTTGTTAATTGTCGTAGGGGCTATTGCTGGACGACTCCTTAAAGGCATTCCTGAGCGCATGAAAGAAACAATTATGTATGCCATTGGATTGGCAGTAGCTGTAATGGGCATTCAGATGTCTTTTGAAAGTACTAATTTTATTATTGTTATTATTAGTTTAGTGGTTGGAGCAGTACTTGGTGAGTGGTGGGACCTAGACAGGCAATTAAATCGACTGGGACAATGGCTAGAAAAGAAAATGAGCAAAGGTGGCCAAGAGGGAACCATTGCTCAAGGTTTTGTAACAGCGACGTTAATTTTTGTGATTGGTGCTATGGGTGTATTAGGTGCGCTCAACAGTGGTCTTCGCAATGACCATGAATTATTGATCAGTAAAGGAATCATAGATGGTTTTACATCCATTTTGCTTTCTGCCACACTGGGCATAGGCGTTATTCTCTCAGCCATTCCGGTCGCACTTTACCAAGGAAGCATTGCGTTGTTTGCCACTCAAATTACACGCTTAGTACCTGATGAAGCATTAACGCTATTCTTGAGTGAGATGACTGCTACTGGAGGTATCATGATTCTTGCAATCGGGTTAAATCTAATTGGGATCACCAAAGTACGTGTGGCTAATTTGCTGCCAAGTCTATTGGTAGTGGCATTGTATGTGACATGGACATTTGCTTTTTAG
- the noc gene encoding nucleoid occlusion protein produces MKSPFSRLFGGTDKGKEKDNITETAATTATAVEEVVQIPIGSIVPNKYQPRTVFDDSKIEELARTIRTHGIIQPIVIREIESGQYEIIAGERRYRAMSKLEWTEVPAIVRNLSDKETASVALIENLQREELTAIEEALAYQQLIELHELTQEALAQRLGKGQSTVANKIRLLKLPKQVQDAILTKELSERHARALMKVKDEALQLELLQEAIREQFSVKQLEERIAAIQAKAEEGDKKTPPKPRRKMVNRDVRIALNTLKQSLSMISKSGIEFETQEEDQEDYYQVVIKIPKRK; encoded by the coding sequence ATGAAAAGTCCTTTTTCCAGGCTCTTTGGCGGTACAGATAAAGGAAAAGAGAAAGACAACATAACTGAAACAGCAGCAACAACGGCAACCGCTGTCGAAGAAGTCGTTCAAATTCCTATCGGAAGCATTGTTCCGAACAAGTATCAGCCTCGTACAGTTTTTGATGATTCAAAGATTGAAGAGCTTGCCCGCACGATTCGGACGCATGGTATTATCCAGCCAATCGTAATTCGGGAAATCGAATCCGGTCAGTATGAGATCATTGCAGGCGAGCGTCGCTATAGAGCGATGAGCAAGCTGGAGTGGACAGAAGTTCCTGCAATCGTTCGAAATTTATCAGATAAAGAGACTGCTTCTGTTGCGCTTATTGAGAACCTACAACGTGAAGAATTGACAGCTATTGAAGAAGCGCTCGCGTATCAGCAGTTAATTGAATTGCATGAATTGACACAAGAAGCCTTAGCCCAGAGACTAGGGAAAGGCCAATCAACAGTTGCCAATAAAATTAGGCTTCTTAAATTGCCGAAGCAAGTACAGGATGCGATTTTGACAAAGGAACTATCCGAACGTCACGCGCGTGCATTAATGAAAGTAAAAGATGAGGCACTTCAACTTGAATTGCTTCAAGAAGCTATTCGAGAACAGTTCAGTGTGAAGCAGCTAGAAGAGCGTATTGCAGCGATTCAAGCGAAAGCTGAAGAGGGCGATAAAAAAACGCCTCCAAAGCCACGACGAAAAATGGTAAACCGTGATGTTCGAATTGCGCTCAATACGTTGAAGCAATCGTTATCGATGATTTCCAAAAGTGGTATTGAATTTGAAACACAAGAAGAGGATCAGGAGGACTACTATCAGGTAGTCATTAAAATCCCTAAACGTAAATAA
- the mnmG gene encoding tRNA uridine-5-carboxymethylaminomethyl(34) synthesis enzyme MnmG, whose translation MRTFEAGTYDVIVIGAGHAGVEAALASANMGAKTLALTINLDMIAFMPCNPSVGGPAKGIVVREIDALGGAMGKVIDRTHIQMRMLNTGKGPAVRALRAQADKVLYQQEMKRLMEEQPNLSVHQAVVESLIVENEEVTGVLTQVGAIYKAKTVVVTTGTFLRGEIIIGDLKYSSGPNNQQPSIKLADNLRELGFDLVRFKTGTPPRVNSNTIDYSKTEIQPGDDVPRAFSFETTEFIMDQLPCWLTYTGEKTHQIIEENLHLSPMYSGMIKGTGPRYCPSIEDKIVRFNDKPRHQIFLEPEGRNTKEVYVQGLSTSLPEHVQRRLLESIPGLEKAEMMRAGYAIEYDAMVPTQLWPTLETKKIKNLYTAGQINGTSGYEEAAGQGLMAGINAARRAKGEEEVVLSRSDAYIGVLIDDLVTKGTNEPYRLLTSRAEYRLLLRHDNADLRLTDLAHQIGLISDERHVRFMAKRDAIETELARLRGIIIKPNEETQSLIRSVSGSELKDGIRASDLLKRTEMNYDLVAQLVPSDLELSEDIKEQIEIQVKYEGYIEKSLLQVDKLKKMENKKIPENIDYDAISGLATEARQKLKEVLPLSLAQATRISGVNPADISILLVYIEQGRIAKVSS comes from the coding sequence ATGCGAACATTTGAAGCAGGCACATATGATGTAATTGTCATCGGTGCCGGGCACGCCGGAGTAGAAGCAGCACTTGCTTCAGCCAATATGGGTGCCAAAACACTCGCACTAACTATTAATCTAGACATGATTGCCTTTATGCCTTGTAATCCATCAGTAGGAGGACCAGCAAAAGGTATTGTTGTCCGGGAAATCGACGCATTAGGCGGTGCAATGGGCAAAGTCATTGACCGCACCCATATCCAAATGCGTATGCTCAATACAGGTAAAGGCCCAGCCGTTCGTGCTTTACGTGCACAGGCTGATAAAGTTCTTTATCAACAAGAAATGAAACGTTTGATGGAGGAACAACCAAATTTGTCTGTCCATCAGGCAGTAGTTGAAAGCTTAATCGTAGAAAATGAAGAAGTAACAGGTGTGCTGACGCAGGTAGGAGCCATCTACAAGGCCAAAACTGTAGTCGTTACAACAGGTACTTTCTTACGCGGTGAAATCATTATTGGAGACCTTAAGTATTCTTCTGGTCCAAATAATCAACAGCCATCCATTAAACTTGCTGATAATTTGCGAGAGCTGGGCTTCGACCTCGTGCGATTTAAAACGGGTACGCCACCACGTGTCAACTCCAACACTATCGATTACTCAAAAACAGAGATTCAACCAGGAGACGACGTACCACGTGCGTTCAGTTTCGAAACGACAGAATTTATTATGGATCAGCTTCCATGCTGGTTGACCTATACAGGTGAAAAAACGCATCAAATCATTGAAGAGAACTTGCATCTTTCGCCTATGTATTCAGGCATGATCAAAGGCACTGGCCCACGTTATTGCCCGTCTATCGAAGATAAGATAGTACGCTTCAACGACAAACCACGTCACCAGATTTTCCTAGAGCCAGAAGGACGTAATACGAAAGAAGTATACGTGCAAGGTTTATCAACTAGCCTTCCGGAACATGTTCAACGTCGCTTACTAGAAAGCATCCCAGGATTAGAAAAAGCTGAAATGATGCGTGCTGGTTATGCAATTGAATACGATGCAATGGTACCGACACAATTATGGCCTACTCTTGAAACGAAGAAGATTAAAAACCTTTATACAGCTGGTCAGATCAATGGGACCTCTGGTTATGAGGAAGCAGCTGGTCAGGGGCTAATGGCGGGTATTAACGCAGCTCGTCGTGCAAAAGGCGAAGAAGAGGTTGTTCTTAGCCGCTCTGACGCGTATATCGGCGTTCTAATCGATGATCTCGTGACTAAAGGAACCAATGAACCTTATCGCTTGTTAACATCTCGTGCAGAGTATCGTTTGCTTCTTCGTCATGACAATGCAGACTTGCGTCTAACAGATCTTGCGCATCAAATTGGATTAATCAGTGATGAGCGTCATGTGCGATTTATGGCGAAGAGAGATGCGATTGAGACGGAGCTTGCGCGTCTACGTGGCATCATTATTAAACCAAACGAAGAAACACAAAGTCTGATTCGTTCTGTCAGTGGAAGTGAGCTGAAGGATGGTATCCGAGCTTCAGACTTACTCAAGCGAACAGAAATGAACTACGATTTAGTGGCACAGCTTGTTCCTTCAGACCTCGAGTTGTCAGAAGACATAAAAGAGCAGATTGAAATTCAAGTGAAGTACGAAGGCTATATTGAAAAGTCATTACTACAAGTAGACAAGCTTAAGAAAATGGAAAATAAAAAAATCCCTGAGAACATTGATTATGACGCCATTTCAGGTCTTGCCACTGAGGCACGTCAAAAGCTAAAAGAAGTCTTGCCGCTTTCATTGGCGCAAGCAACACGCATATCTGGTGTTAACCCAGCAGATATCTCAATTTTACTTGTTTACATTGAACAGGGACGTATCGCCAAAGTCTCAAGCTAA
- a CDS encoding ParB/RepB/Spo0J family partition protein, which translates to MAKGLGKGINALFPGEDQNTQERVEQVELKVIKPNPYQPRKIFDQQALEELSASIKEHGVLQPIMLRKKGSKFEIVVGERRFRASQLAGLTEIPAVVRNLDDREMMELAILENLQREDLTAIEEAEAYQKLMDTLDLTQEQLAFRLGKSRPHIANHLRLLVLPDEAKQAISSGVISMGHGKALLGLKKKKNIPLILEKTKKEQLNVRQLEALVQRLNENVPRETIAKDKKDIFTVEKESELRDRFGTGVKINRSKDQEKGKIEIDFYSKDDLERILELLEK; encoded by the coding sequence ATGGCTAAAGGGTTAGGAAAAGGAATTAATGCCTTATTTCCAGGGGAAGATCAAAACACTCAAGAACGTGTAGAGCAGGTTGAATTAAAGGTAATCAAACCAAATCCGTATCAACCTCGAAAAATCTTTGATCAGCAAGCACTGGAAGAATTGAGTGCATCGATAAAAGAACATGGTGTGTTGCAGCCAATCATGCTTCGCAAAAAAGGTAGTAAGTTTGAAATCGTAGTAGGGGAACGTCGTTTCCGTGCCTCACAGCTAGCTGGTCTTACAGAAATTCCAGCAGTTGTACGTAATCTAGACGACCGTGAAATGATGGAGCTTGCTATTCTGGAGAATTTGCAGCGTGAAGATCTTACAGCTATTGAAGAGGCGGAAGCTTACCAGAAACTGATGGACACTCTTGACCTGACGCAAGAACAATTAGCATTCCGACTTGGAAAAAGTCGACCTCATATCGCCAACCATCTTCGATTACTTGTATTACCAGATGAAGCCAAACAAGCGATTTCAAGTGGCGTCATTTCAATGGGGCATGGGAAAGCTTTGCTTGGACTGAAGAAAAAGAAAAACATCCCACTTATATTAGAGAAAACAAAGAAAGAGCAATTAAATGTTCGCCAGTTAGAGGCGCTAGTACAACGCTTGAATGAAAATGTTCCACGTGAAACAATTGCAAAAGATAAAAAAGATATTTTCACAGTAGAGAAAGAATCTGAATTGCGTGATCGTTTCGGAACCGGCGTTAAAATCAATCGTTCTAAAGATCAAGAAAAAGGGAAGATTGAAATCGACTTTTACTCTAAAGATGATTTGGAACGTATTTTAGAATTACTAGAGAAGTAA
- the rpsR gene encoding 30S ribosomal protein S18 gives MAPRRGGKRRRKVCYFTSNNITHIDYKDVDLLKKFVSERGKILPRRVTGTSAKYQRKLTRAIKVSRIMALLPFTTEER, from the coding sequence ATGGCACCACGTCGCGGAGGCAAACGACGCCGTAAAGTTTGTTACTTCACTAGCAACAACATCACTCACATCGATTACAAAGATGTAGATTTGTTGAAAAAATTCGTGTCTGAACGTGGAAAAATTCTTCCACGTCGTGTGACAGGAACTAGCGCGAAGTACCAACGTAAACTTACACGTGCGATCAAAGTATCACGTATCATGGCTTTATTACCATTCACTACAGAAGAGAGATAG
- the ssb gene encoding single-stranded DNA-binding protein: MINRVVLVGRLTKDPELRYTPNGVAVARFTLAVNRTFSSQSGEREADFINCVVWRKQAENTANFLKKGSLAGVEGRIQTGSYEGQDGKRVYTTEVVADSVQFLEPRNASGNASGGDRGQQAAPSSYGNAPQSNNNYNNNTNQYGSNQPSNQQNYTRMDDDPFASSGPIEVSDDDLPF, from the coding sequence ATGATTAACCGAGTTGTATTAGTAGGCAGATTGACGAAAGATCCGGAGCTGCGTTACACACCGAATGGCGTGGCAGTGGCACGTTTTACACTAGCTGTAAACCGTACATTCTCAAGCCAATCAGGAGAACGTGAAGCAGATTTCATTAACTGTGTTGTTTGGCGTAAGCAAGCTGAAAACACGGCAAACTTCCTCAAAAAAGGAAGTCTTGCTGGAGTAGAAGGCCGCATTCAAACAGGAAGCTATGAAGGACAAGACGGCAAGCGCGTCTATACAACAGAGGTTGTTGCAGATAGCGTGCAGTTCCTAGAACCACGTAACGCCTCAGGCAATGCTTCAGGCGGCGACCGCGGGCAACAAGCTGCTCCTTCTTCTTACGGAAACGCACCGCAGTCGAACAATAACTACAACAATAACACTAATCAGTATGGTTCAAACCAACCATCGAATCAGCAAAATTATACCCGTATGGACGATGACCCATTTGCTAGCAGCGGGCCGATTGAAGTTTCTGACGACGATCTACCGTTCTAA
- the rsmG gene encoding 16S rRNA (guanine(527)-N(7))-methyltransferase RsmG → MNEQQFIEALAEKGIQLSDHQIKQFKTYFELLVEWNEKMNLTAITEQQEVYLKHFYDSITAAFYVDFSKPLSICDVGAGAGFPSLPMKICFPEMRVTIVDSLNKRIQFLTHLSDQLGLEHVEFVHARAEEFGQNPVYRESFDVVTARAVARLSVLSELCIPLAKVGGRFVAMKAASAEDELKDAKKALTVLGAELVEDFSFQLPVENSERKLYIFSKKKSTPKKYPRKPGTPNKSPIQ, encoded by the coding sequence ATGAACGAACAACAGTTTATTGAAGCATTGGCCGAGAAAGGAATTCAGCTATCAGACCATCAAATCAAGCAGTTCAAGACATACTTTGAACTGCTTGTTGAATGGAATGAGAAGATGAATTTGACGGCAATTACCGAGCAACAAGAAGTCTATTTAAAACACTTTTACGATTCGATCACAGCTGCCTTCTATGTGGATTTTTCAAAGCCACTAAGCATTTGTGATGTAGGAGCAGGGGCTGGTTTCCCAAGCCTTCCAATGAAGATTTGTTTCCCTGAAATGCGAGTTACCATCGTCGACTCTTTAAATAAACGCATCCAATTCCTAACACATCTAAGTGATCAACTAGGGCTTGAACATGTCGAGTTCGTTCATGCACGAGCAGAAGAATTCGGACAAAATCCTGTTTACCGAGAATCCTTTGATGTAGTAACCGCACGTGCAGTTGCTCGTCTTTCTGTCCTTTCAGAGCTATGCATCCCACTTGCGAAAGTAGGAGGGCGTTTTGTGGCAATGAAAGCGGCATCTGCGGAAGACGAACTAAAAGATGCTAAGAAAGCATTGACTGTTTTAGGTGCAGAATTAGTAGAAGATTTTTCTTTCCAATTACCAGTCGAAAATAGTGAACGCAAGCTTTATATTTTCTCTAAGAAAAAATCGACACCTAAGAAGTATCCTCGAAAGCCAGGTACACCAAATAAAAGCCCTATTCAGTAA
- a CDS encoding DUF951 domain-containing protein, with protein MQPNKEFHLNDVVEMKKQHPCGTNAWKVIRLGADIRIKCEGCGHSVMIPRREFAKKMKKVLVHHEEQ; from the coding sequence ATGCAGCCAAATAAAGAGTTTCACCTCAACGACGTGGTGGAAATGAAGAAGCAACACCCTTGCGGTACAAATGCTTGGAAAGTGATTCGCCTTGGCGCAGACATTCGTATCAAGTGTGAAGGATGTGGCCATAGCGTCATGATTCCACGTCGAGAGTTTGCAAAGAAGATGAAGAAGGTCCTAGTCCATCACGAGGAACAATAG
- the ychF gene encoding redox-regulated ATPase YchF — protein sequence MALTAGIVGLPNVGKSTLFNAITKAGALAANYPFATIDPNVGIVEVPDARLDKLTEMVEPKKTVPTAFEFTDIAGIVEGASKGEGLGNKFLSHIREVDAICQVVRCFVDENVTHVSGKVDPISDIEVINLELILADLESVDKRLSRVGKMAKQKDKEALAEQPVLEKLKEAFEAGHSARSVELTDDELKIVKGLHLLTIKPMLYVANVSEDDIMDGGSNEYVEKVREFATAEGAEVIVICAKIEEEMAALEDDEKEMFLEELGIQESGLDQMIKASYNLLGLATYFTAGVQEVRAWTFRKGMKAPQCAGVIHSDFERGFIRAETVAYDDLVDAGSMPAAKEAGKVRSEGKEYIVQDGDVMLFRFNV from the coding sequence ATGGCTTTAACAGCTGGTATTGTTGGTTTACCGAACGTAGGGAAATCGACGTTATTTAATGCAATTACAAAAGCAGGGGCACTGGCAGCAAACTATCCGTTCGCGACGATTGATCCGAACGTAGGAATTGTTGAAGTACCTGATGCACGTTTAGATAAATTGACTGAAATGGTTGAACCAAAGAAAACTGTTCCAACCGCATTTGAATTTACTGACATCGCTGGAATCGTAGAAGGCGCTTCAAAAGGAGAAGGTCTTGGGAATAAATTCCTTTCTCATATTCGTGAAGTAGATGCGATCTGTCAGGTTGTTCGTTGTTTCGTAGATGAGAATGTTACGCACGTTTCTGGTAAAGTGGATCCGATTTCAGACATCGAAGTCATTAACTTGGAATTGATTTTAGCGGATCTTGAAAGTGTCGACAAACGTCTTTCACGCGTTGGCAAAATGGCTAAGCAAAAAGACAAAGAGGCACTTGCAGAACAACCAGTCCTTGAAAAACTAAAAGAAGCATTTGAAGCAGGTCACTCAGCGCGTTCTGTTGAGCTTACAGATGATGAGCTGAAGATTGTTAAAGGTCTTCACTTATTGACTATTAAGCCTATGCTGTATGTAGCCAATGTATCGGAAGACGACATCATGGATGGCGGCTCAAATGAATACGTTGAAAAAGTACGTGAGTTTGCTACAGCAGAAGGTGCAGAAGTTATTGTGATTTGTGCAAAGATTGAAGAAGAGATGGCAGCTTTAGAAGATGACGAGAAAGAGATGTTCTTAGAAGAGTTAGGCATCCAAGAGTCAGGTCTTGATCAAATGATCAAAGCTTCTTACAACTTACTTGGTCTTGCTACTTACTTCACTGCTGGAGTGCAAGAAGTACGTGCTTGGACATTCCGCAAAGGCATGAAAGCGCCGCAATGTGCAGGCGTCATCCACTCAGACTTTGAGCGCGGCTTTATCCGTGCCGAGACAGTGGCTTATGACGATTTAGTTGATGCGGGTTCTATGCCAGCAGCGAAAGAAGCGGGCAAGGTTCGTTCTGAAGGAAAAGAGTATATCGTGCAAGACGGCGACGTTATGTTGTTCCGTTTTAACGTGTAA
- the rpsF gene encoding 30S ribosomal protein S6 gives MRQYELMYIIQPAIEDEAKKALVERFNDILTSNGAEIIESKEWGKRRLAYEINDLREGFYQIVKVNADSKAIDEYTRLANINEDIIRHIAVRIDDK, from the coding sequence ATGAGACAATACGAATTAATGTATATTATCCAGCCAGCAATCGAAGATGAGGCGAAGAAAGCTCTAGTTGAGCGTTTCAACGACATCCTTACTTCAAACGGCGCTGAGATCATCGAATCAAAAGAGTGGGGCAAACGCCGCTTAGCTTATGAAATCAACGACTTGCGTGAAGGTTTCTACCAAATCGTTAAAGTAAATGCAGATTCTAAAGCAATCGATGAGTACACGCGTTTAGCGAACATCAACGAAGACATTATCCGTCACATTGCAGTTCGTATCGACGACAAATAA
- a CDS encoding mechanosensitive ion channel family protein — MNVERIWERTVEFIVNEALWISIGTALLKMILILVLMAVVVKVGKSAIERVMILRSKTPLGYTERRQTTLIKLLQNGLTYIVYFAGVLALLSTININVAGLLAGAGIAGLAIGFGAQSLVKDIITGFFIIFEDQFAVGDTVMINQSNGTVQEIGLRTTKIKTYTGELHIIPNGNISEVINYSVFNSLIMVDVSVAYETNVDEVERLINEFLDGAEEKYPELVKRPDLLGVNALGPSDVVMRIAAETLPMNHFKVGRLLRRDIKTFLDEHDIEIPYQKMVVFEHKGGGQANAAK, encoded by the coding sequence ATGAATGTCGAAAGAATATGGGAACGAACAGTAGAATTTATTGTGAATGAAGCCTTATGGATTAGCATCGGAACGGCTTTGTTGAAAATGATATTAATATTAGTACTGATGGCTGTTGTTGTAAAAGTAGGAAAGTCCGCTATCGAACGTGTGATGATATTGCGTTCCAAAACACCACTTGGCTATACAGAGCGTAGACAGACGACGTTAATCAAACTATTACAAAACGGATTGACCTACATAGTCTATTTTGCAGGTGTACTGGCCCTGTTATCGACTATCAATATTAATGTTGCTGGACTATTAGCAGGGGCGGGGATTGCCGGCTTAGCAATTGGTTTTGGAGCACAGAGTTTAGTAAAAGATATCATCACAGGTTTCTTTATTATCTTTGAGGATCAGTTTGCTGTAGGAGATACAGTGATGATCAATCAATCAAACGGAACCGTACAAGAGATTGGCCTGCGTACGACTAAAATCAAAACGTATACAGGCGAACTTCATATCATTCCAAACGGAAACATTTCTGAGGTAATCAATTACTCTGTCTTTAACTCTTTAATTATGGTAGATGTGTCTGTTGCTTATGAGACAAATGTCGATGAAGTAGAACGTCTGATTAATGAGTTCTTAGACGGGGCTGAAGAAAAGTATCCTGAGCTTGTGAAGCGCCCTGACTTACTTGGTGTGAATGCACTGGGACCTTCTGATGTCGTGATGCGAATTGCTGCGGAGACGTTGCCGATGAATCATTTCAAAGTCGGTCGATTGCTACGCCGTGATATTAAAACATTCCTAGATGAGCATGACATTGAGATCCCATATCAGAAAATGGTCGTGTTTGAACATAAAGGAGGGGGCCAAGCGAATGCAGCCAAATAA
- the yyaC gene encoding spore protease YyaC: MIPTTYSIHFEQPGAIWQLSTAFLNTLPFEDPKLTFICIGTDRSTGDALGPLTGSFLALYKSFPFRVVGCLDQPVHALNLTQTLDDLYHYDADAPTVAIDACLGNRRAIGDILLELGPLWPGKAVQKALPPVGSYSIKGIVNHLHDEGIETLQTTRLHITHDMARVVANALFLAWHRHLAKKQMSMSHTMPLPIDLAAN, encoded by the coding sequence ATGATCCCTACTACGTATTCCATCCACTTTGAACAACCAGGTGCTATTTGGCAGCTCAGCACTGCGTTTTTAAACACGCTTCCTTTTGAAGATCCTAAACTTACCTTCATCTGTATAGGAACCGATCGATCGACTGGTGATGCGCTTGGCCCCCTGACAGGCTCGTTCCTAGCTCTCTATAAGAGCTTTCCATTTCGTGTTGTGGGCTGCCTCGACCAACCGGTTCATGCACTCAACTTGACCCAAACACTGGATGATTTGTATCACTACGATGCAGATGCACCCACTGTGGCTATTGATGCGTGTCTTGGCAATCGACGTGCCATCGGTGATATTCTACTTGAACTCGGCCCCCTTTGGCCAGGTAAAGCCGTTCAAAAAGCACTTCCGCCTGTTGGGAGCTATTCTATTAAAGGAATTGTTAATCATCTTCACGATGAAGGAATTGAGACTCTACAAACTACCCGCCTGCACATCACTCATGATATGGCTCGTGTAGTGGCCAATGCACTATTCCTTGCTTGGCATCGTCATTTAGCTAAAAAGCAAATGTCCATGTCACATACAATGCCACTACCAATAGACTTGGCAGCAAATTAG
- a CDS encoding phage integrase N-terminal SAM-like domain-containing protein: protein MKVEKTISSYVLVDSNMRIFPEVLDFTAAMEIKGFSPNTIKSYLEDLRVFYIWLERENLKFYEVRPAFLTNFVEFIDGRHNSGRVSPATLNRYLATLSSFYRHYEAIGGFVGESPMVKVKKGISSKNKVHHHNSWLLF from the coding sequence ATGAAAGTGGAAAAGACTATATCATCATATGTACTTGTAGATTCTAATATGAGAATTTTTCCAGAAGTATTAGATTTTACTGCTGCTATGGAAATAAAAGGTTTTTCACCAAATACAATCAAAAGTTATCTTGAGGATTTAAGAGTTTTTTATATTTGGCTTGAGAGAGAGAACTTAAAATTTTATGAGGTTAGGCCAGCATTTCTAACCAACTTTGTTGAATTTATTGATGGTAGACATAATTCAGGAAGAGTATCTCCTGCGACACTCAATCGCTACTTGGCTACATTAAGTTCGTTTTATAGACACTATGAAGCTATTGGTGGATTTGTAGGAGAATCTCCTATGGTAAAGGTAAAGAAAGGGATTTCTTCAAAAAATAAGGTTCATCACCATAACTCGTGGTTGCTATTTTGA